A stretch of the Vigna radiata var. radiata cultivar VC1973A chromosome 7, Vradiata_ver6, whole genome shotgun sequence genome encodes the following:
- the LOC106768225 gene encoding protein DYAD isoform X6 — translation MGHLGVSHQVKFIGQHKESGSKLSSSIPTVEESNDKENITKGEPIFMPKFKKRKRLSLNRLREIKADMCASTRESSSGMPETKSENRDRWSTKRYMLAEQSMWEVLKGEGATFENPISLPALRMAVRKHIGDTGLLDHLLKHIDGRLAPGGTERFRRRFNTKGIMEYWSESANLDEIHQETGMQNPYQIQPSKLRAGSVPMRKVGSIDELKMLKIEMAQMKRDMQELIARKKVKRERCLVEETQKSFANWKAMTEERVTEILTFLKGVQGMNEDLLICKTKVEQQLMEIANKLSDVRTLRELTTSNYLSTSWEDWLESTNLDNIHGNEFSPWFGNPELLDVPQEIVLQEPNSVLPIQLQSVEQTIMKSNLQDLVPKKIGEDQPNVILDSSSAVNSKSDLDKSMILCQSVGFRYCTALTI, via the exons ATGGGTCATTTGGGTGTTTCTCACCAAGTCAAGTTCATTGGTCAGCATAAGGAAAGTGGAAGTAAACTTTCTTCCAGTATTCCTACGGTGGAGGAATcgaatgataaagaaaatatcacCAAAGGTGAACCTATCTTCAtgccaaaatttaaaaaaagaaaacgccTTAGCCTAAATCGTCTTAGAGAGATTAAAGCGGATATGTGTGCCAGTACAAGGGAAAGTAGCAGCGGCATGCCTGAAACAAAGAGTGAAAACAGAGATAGGTGGTCAACAAAGAG GTATATGTTGGCTGAGCAAAGCATGTGGGAGGTCTTAAAAGGTGAAGGTGCAACTTTTGAAAATCCAATTTCCCTACCTGCATTAAGAATGGCTGTCCGTAAACACATCGGTGATACTGGACTATTAGACCACTTATTGAAGCACATTGATGGTAGATTGGCACCTGGAGGCACTGAGCGATTCCGACGACGTTTCAACACCAAGGGAATCATGGAGTATTGGTCCGAGAGTGCTAATTTGGATGAAATCCACCAGGAGACTGGGATGCAAAACCCTTACCAGATACAACCATCTAAATTAAGGGCAGGAAGTGTTCCTATGCGGAAGGTTGGTTCTATTGATGAACTGAAAATGCTCAAAATAGAGATGGCCCAGATGAAGAG GGACATGCAGGAGCTCATTGCAAGAAAGAAAGTAAAGAGGGAAAGGTGTTTGGTGGAG GAGACACAGAAAAGTTTTGCGAATTGGAAAGCCATGACTGAGGAGCGTGTAACTGAGATTTTGACTTTTTTGAAGGGTGTGCAG GGCATGAATGAAGACCTTCTGATTTGTAAAACTAAAGTTGAGCAACAGCTTATGGAAATAGCCAATAAATTGAGTGATGTGCGAACATTGAGAGAACTCACCACTTCAAATTATCTTTCGACAAGCTGGGAGGATTGGCTAGAAAGCACCAACCTAGACAATATTCATGGAAACGAATTTTCTCCATGGTTTGGGAATCCTGAGCTGCTTGATGTTCCACAAGAGATTGTACTTCAAGAGCCGAACTCAGTCCTACCAATTCAGCTGCAAAGCGTAGAACAGACTATCATGAAGAG CAATTTGCAAGATTTGGTGCCAAAGAAGATTGGTGAAGATCAACCTAatgtgatccttgattcttcTAGTGCTGTTAATTCTAAGTCAGACCTTGACAAATCGATGATATTGTGTCAG AGTGTAGGGTTTAGATATTGTACAGCGTTAACGATCTAA
- the LOC106768225 gene encoding protein DYAD isoform X5: MGHLGVSHQVKFIGQHKESGSKLSSSIPTVEESNDKENITKGEPIFMPKFKKRKRLSLNRLREIKADMCASTRESSSGMPETKSENRDRWSTKRYMLAEQSMWEVLKGEGATFENPISLPALRMAVRKHIGDTGLLDHLLKHIDGRLAPGGTERFRRRFNTKGIMEYWSESANLDEIHQETGMQNPYQIQPSKLRAGSVPMRKVGSIDELKMLKIEMAQMKRDMQELIARKKVKRERCLVEETQKSFANWKAMTEERVTEILTFLKGVQGMNEDLLICKTKVEQQLMEIANKLSDVRTLRELTTSNYLSTSWEDWLESTNLDNIHGNEFSPWFGNPELLDVPQEIVLQEPNSVLPIQLQSVEQTIMKSDSLISPTFDYSNLQDLVPKKIGEDQPNVILDSSSAVNSKSDLDKSMILCQSVGFRYCTALTI; encoded by the exons ATGGGTCATTTGGGTGTTTCTCACCAAGTCAAGTTCATTGGTCAGCATAAGGAAAGTGGAAGTAAACTTTCTTCCAGTATTCCTACGGTGGAGGAATcgaatgataaagaaaatatcacCAAAGGTGAACCTATCTTCAtgccaaaatttaaaaaaagaaaacgccTTAGCCTAAATCGTCTTAGAGAGATTAAAGCGGATATGTGTGCCAGTACAAGGGAAAGTAGCAGCGGCATGCCTGAAACAAAGAGTGAAAACAGAGATAGGTGGTCAACAAAGAG GTATATGTTGGCTGAGCAAAGCATGTGGGAGGTCTTAAAAGGTGAAGGTGCAACTTTTGAAAATCCAATTTCCCTACCTGCATTAAGAATGGCTGTCCGTAAACACATCGGTGATACTGGACTATTAGACCACTTATTGAAGCACATTGATGGTAGATTGGCACCTGGAGGCACTGAGCGATTCCGACGACGTTTCAACACCAAGGGAATCATGGAGTATTGGTCCGAGAGTGCTAATTTGGATGAAATCCACCAGGAGACTGGGATGCAAAACCCTTACCAGATACAACCATCTAAATTAAGGGCAGGAAGTGTTCCTATGCGGAAGGTTGGTTCTATTGATGAACTGAAAATGCTCAAAATAGAGATGGCCCAGATGAAGAG GGACATGCAGGAGCTCATTGCAAGAAAGAAAGTAAAGAGGGAAAGGTGTTTGGTGGAG GAGACACAGAAAAGTTTTGCGAATTGGAAAGCCATGACTGAGGAGCGTGTAACTGAGATTTTGACTTTTTTGAAGGGTGTGCAG GGCATGAATGAAGACCTTCTGATTTGTAAAACTAAAGTTGAGCAACAGCTTATGGAAATAGCCAATAAATTGAGTGATGTGCGAACATTGAGAGAACTCACCACTTCAAATTATCTTTCGACAAGCTGGGAGGATTGGCTAGAAAGCACCAACCTAGACAATATTCATGGAAACGAATTTTCTCCATGGTTTGGGAATCCTGAGCTGCTTGATGTTCCACAAGAGATTGTACTTCAAGAGCCGAACTCAGTCCTACCAATTCAGCTGCAAAGCGTAGAACAGACTATCATGAAGAG tGATTCCCTTATTTCCCCCACTTTTGATTACAGCAATTTGCAAGATTTGGTGCCAAAGAAGATTGGTGAAGATCAACCTAatgtgatccttgattcttcTAGTGCTGTTAATTCTAAGTCAGACCTTGACAAATCGATGATATTGTGTCAG AGTGTAGGGTTTAGATATTGTACAGCGTTAACGATCTAA
- the LOC106768225 gene encoding protein DYAD isoform X1 encodes MGHLGVSHQVKFIGQHKESGSKLSSSIPTVEESNDKENITKGEPIFMPKFKKRKRLSLNRLREIKADMCASTRESSSGMPETKSENRDRWSTKRYMLAEQSMWEVLKGEGATFENPISLPALRMAVRKHIGDTGLLDHLLKHIDGRLAPGGTERFRRRFNTKGIMEYWSESANLDEIHQETGMQNPYQIQPSKLRAGSVPMRKVGSIDELKMLKIEMAQMKRDMQELIARKKVKRERCLVEETQKSFANWKAMTEERVTEILTFLKGVQGMNEDLLICKTKVEQQLMEIANKLSDVRTLRELTTSNYLSTSWEDWLESTNLDNIHGNEFSPWFGNPELLDVPQEIVLQEPNSVLPIQLQSVEQTIMKSDSLISPTFDYSNLQDLVPKKIGEDQPNVILDSSSAVNSKSDLDKSMILCQQEMFLELFTSRDKMEQQLLEISNTVYGMLTSE; translated from the exons ATGGGTCATTTGGGTGTTTCTCACCAAGTCAAGTTCATTGGTCAGCATAAGGAAAGTGGAAGTAAACTTTCTTCCAGTATTCCTACGGTGGAGGAATcgaatgataaagaaaatatcacCAAAGGTGAACCTATCTTCAtgccaaaatttaaaaaaagaaaacgccTTAGCCTAAATCGTCTTAGAGAGATTAAAGCGGATATGTGTGCCAGTACAAGGGAAAGTAGCAGCGGCATGCCTGAAACAAAGAGTGAAAACAGAGATAGGTGGTCAACAAAGAG GTATATGTTGGCTGAGCAAAGCATGTGGGAGGTCTTAAAAGGTGAAGGTGCAACTTTTGAAAATCCAATTTCCCTACCTGCATTAAGAATGGCTGTCCGTAAACACATCGGTGATACTGGACTATTAGACCACTTATTGAAGCACATTGATGGTAGATTGGCACCTGGAGGCACTGAGCGATTCCGACGACGTTTCAACACCAAGGGAATCATGGAGTATTGGTCCGAGAGTGCTAATTTGGATGAAATCCACCAGGAGACTGGGATGCAAAACCCTTACCAGATACAACCATCTAAATTAAGGGCAGGAAGTGTTCCTATGCGGAAGGTTGGTTCTATTGATGAACTGAAAATGCTCAAAATAGAGATGGCCCAGATGAAGAG GGACATGCAGGAGCTCATTGCAAGAAAGAAAGTAAAGAGGGAAAGGTGTTTGGTGGAG GAGACACAGAAAAGTTTTGCGAATTGGAAAGCCATGACTGAGGAGCGTGTAACTGAGATTTTGACTTTTTTGAAGGGTGTGCAG GGCATGAATGAAGACCTTCTGATTTGTAAAACTAAAGTTGAGCAACAGCTTATGGAAATAGCCAATAAATTGAGTGATGTGCGAACATTGAGAGAACTCACCACTTCAAATTATCTTTCGACAAGCTGGGAGGATTGGCTAGAAAGCACCAACCTAGACAATATTCATGGAAACGAATTTTCTCCATGGTTTGGGAATCCTGAGCTGCTTGATGTTCCACAAGAGATTGTACTTCAAGAGCCGAACTCAGTCCTACCAATTCAGCTGCAAAGCGTAGAACAGACTATCATGAAGAG tGATTCCCTTATTTCCCCCACTTTTGATTACAGCAATTTGCAAGATTTGGTGCCAAAGAAGATTGGTGAAGATCAACCTAatgtgatccttgattcttcTAGTGCTGTTAATTCTAAGTCAGACCTTGACAAATCGATGATATTGTGTCAG cAGGAAATGTTCTTGGAATTATTTACATCCAGGGATAAAATGGAGCAGCAGTTATTGGAGATATCAAATACTGTATATGGCATGCTGACATCGGAATAG
- the LOC106768225 gene encoding protein DYAD isoform X4: MGHLGVSHQVKFIGQHKESGSKLSSSIPTVEESNDKENITKGEPIFMPKFKKRKRLSLNRLREIKADMCASTRESSSGMPETKSENRDRWSTKRYMLAEQSMWEVLKGEGATFENPISLPALRMAVRKHIGDTGLLDHLLKHIDGRLAPGGTERFRRRFNTKGIMEYWSESANLDEIHQETGMQNPYQIQPSKLRAGSVPMRKVGSIDELKMLKIEMAQMKRDMQELIARKKVKRERCLVEETQKSFANWKAMTEERVTEILTFLKGVQGMNEDLLICKTKVEQQLMEIANKLSDVRTLRELTTSNYLSTSWEDWLESTNLDNIHGNEFSPWFGNPELLDVPQEIVLQEPNSVLPIQLQSVEQTIMKSNLQDLVPKKIGEDQPNVILDSSSAVNSKSDLDKSMILCQEMFLELFTSRDKMEQQLLEISNTVYGMLTSE, from the exons ATGGGTCATTTGGGTGTTTCTCACCAAGTCAAGTTCATTGGTCAGCATAAGGAAAGTGGAAGTAAACTTTCTTCCAGTATTCCTACGGTGGAGGAATcgaatgataaagaaaatatcacCAAAGGTGAACCTATCTTCAtgccaaaatttaaaaaaagaaaacgccTTAGCCTAAATCGTCTTAGAGAGATTAAAGCGGATATGTGTGCCAGTACAAGGGAAAGTAGCAGCGGCATGCCTGAAACAAAGAGTGAAAACAGAGATAGGTGGTCAACAAAGAG GTATATGTTGGCTGAGCAAAGCATGTGGGAGGTCTTAAAAGGTGAAGGTGCAACTTTTGAAAATCCAATTTCCCTACCTGCATTAAGAATGGCTGTCCGTAAACACATCGGTGATACTGGACTATTAGACCACTTATTGAAGCACATTGATGGTAGATTGGCACCTGGAGGCACTGAGCGATTCCGACGACGTTTCAACACCAAGGGAATCATGGAGTATTGGTCCGAGAGTGCTAATTTGGATGAAATCCACCAGGAGACTGGGATGCAAAACCCTTACCAGATACAACCATCTAAATTAAGGGCAGGAAGTGTTCCTATGCGGAAGGTTGGTTCTATTGATGAACTGAAAATGCTCAAAATAGAGATGGCCCAGATGAAGAG GGACATGCAGGAGCTCATTGCAAGAAAGAAAGTAAAGAGGGAAAGGTGTTTGGTGGAG GAGACACAGAAAAGTTTTGCGAATTGGAAAGCCATGACTGAGGAGCGTGTAACTGAGATTTTGACTTTTTTGAAGGGTGTGCAG GGCATGAATGAAGACCTTCTGATTTGTAAAACTAAAGTTGAGCAACAGCTTATGGAAATAGCCAATAAATTGAGTGATGTGCGAACATTGAGAGAACTCACCACTTCAAATTATCTTTCGACAAGCTGGGAGGATTGGCTAGAAAGCACCAACCTAGACAATATTCATGGAAACGAATTTTCTCCATGGTTTGGGAATCCTGAGCTGCTTGATGTTCCACAAGAGATTGTACTTCAAGAGCCGAACTCAGTCCTACCAATTCAGCTGCAAAGCGTAGAACAGACTATCATGAAGAG CAATTTGCAAGATTTGGTGCCAAAGAAGATTGGTGAAGATCAACCTAatgtgatccttgattcttcTAGTGCTGTTAATTCTAAGTCAGACCTTGACAAATCGATGATATTGTGTCAG GAAATGTTCTTGGAATTATTTACATCCAGGGATAAAATGGAGCAGCAGTTATTGGAGATATCAAATACTGTATATGGCATGCTGACATCGGAATAG
- the LOC106768225 gene encoding protein DYAD isoform X7, translating into MPETKSENRDRWSTKRYMLAEQSMWEVLKGEGATFENPISLPALRMAVRKHIGDTGLLDHLLKHIDGRLAPGGTERFRRRFNTKGIMEYWSESANLDEIHQETGMQNPYQIQPSKLRAGSVPMRKVGSIDELKMLKIEMAQMKRDMQELIARKKVKRERCLVEETQKSFANWKAMTEERVTEILTFLKGVQGMNEDLLICKTKVEQQLMEIANKLSDVRTLRELTTSNYLSTSWEDWLESTNLDNIHGNEFSPWFGNPELLDVPQEIVLQEPNSVLPIQLQSVEQTIMKSDSLISPTFDYSNLQDLVPKKIGEDQPNVILDSSSAVNSKSDLDKSMILCQQEMFLELFTSRDKMEQQLLEISNTVYGMLTSE; encoded by the exons ATGCCTGAAACAAAGAGTGAAAACAGAGATAGGTGGTCAACAAAGAG GTATATGTTGGCTGAGCAAAGCATGTGGGAGGTCTTAAAAGGTGAAGGTGCAACTTTTGAAAATCCAATTTCCCTACCTGCATTAAGAATGGCTGTCCGTAAACACATCGGTGATACTGGACTATTAGACCACTTATTGAAGCACATTGATGGTAGATTGGCACCTGGAGGCACTGAGCGATTCCGACGACGTTTCAACACCAAGGGAATCATGGAGTATTGGTCCGAGAGTGCTAATTTGGATGAAATCCACCAGGAGACTGGGATGCAAAACCCTTACCAGATACAACCATCTAAATTAAGGGCAGGAAGTGTTCCTATGCGGAAGGTTGGTTCTATTGATGAACTGAAAATGCTCAAAATAGAGATGGCCCAGATGAAGAG GGACATGCAGGAGCTCATTGCAAGAAAGAAAGTAAAGAGGGAAAGGTGTTTGGTGGAG GAGACACAGAAAAGTTTTGCGAATTGGAAAGCCATGACTGAGGAGCGTGTAACTGAGATTTTGACTTTTTTGAAGGGTGTGCAG GGCATGAATGAAGACCTTCTGATTTGTAAAACTAAAGTTGAGCAACAGCTTATGGAAATAGCCAATAAATTGAGTGATGTGCGAACATTGAGAGAACTCACCACTTCAAATTATCTTTCGACAAGCTGGGAGGATTGGCTAGAAAGCACCAACCTAGACAATATTCATGGAAACGAATTTTCTCCATGGTTTGGGAATCCTGAGCTGCTTGATGTTCCACAAGAGATTGTACTTCAAGAGCCGAACTCAGTCCTACCAATTCAGCTGCAAAGCGTAGAACAGACTATCATGAAGAG tGATTCCCTTATTTCCCCCACTTTTGATTACAGCAATTTGCAAGATTTGGTGCCAAAGAAGATTGGTGAAGATCAACCTAatgtgatccttgattcttcTAGTGCTGTTAATTCTAAGTCAGACCTTGACAAATCGATGATATTGTGTCAG cAGGAAATGTTCTTGGAATTATTTACATCCAGGGATAAAATGGAGCAGCAGTTATTGGAGATATCAAATACTGTATATGGCATGCTGACATCGGAATAG
- the LOC106768225 gene encoding protein DYAD isoform X2, which produces MGHLGVSHQVKFIGQHKESGSKLSSSIPTVEESNDKENITKGEPIFMPKFKKRKRLSLNRLREIKADMCASTRESSSGMPETKSENRDRWSTKRYMLAEQSMWEVLKGEGATFENPISLPALRMAVRKHIGDTGLLDHLLKHIDGRLAPGGTERFRRRFNTKGIMEYWSESANLDEIHQETGMQNPYQIQPSKLRAGSVPMRKVGSIDELKMLKIEMAQMKRDMQELIARKKVKRERCLVEETQKSFANWKAMTEERVTEILTFLKGVQGMNEDLLICKTKVEQQLMEIANKLSDVRTLRELTTSNYLSTSWEDWLESTNLDNIHGNEFSPWFGNPELLDVPQEIVLQEPNSVLPIQLQSVEQTIMKSDSLISPTFDYSNLQDLVPKKIGEDQPNVILDSSSAVNSKSDLDKSMILCQEMFLELFTSRDKMEQQLLEISNTVYGMLTSE; this is translated from the exons ATGGGTCATTTGGGTGTTTCTCACCAAGTCAAGTTCATTGGTCAGCATAAGGAAAGTGGAAGTAAACTTTCTTCCAGTATTCCTACGGTGGAGGAATcgaatgataaagaaaatatcacCAAAGGTGAACCTATCTTCAtgccaaaatttaaaaaaagaaaacgccTTAGCCTAAATCGTCTTAGAGAGATTAAAGCGGATATGTGTGCCAGTACAAGGGAAAGTAGCAGCGGCATGCCTGAAACAAAGAGTGAAAACAGAGATAGGTGGTCAACAAAGAG GTATATGTTGGCTGAGCAAAGCATGTGGGAGGTCTTAAAAGGTGAAGGTGCAACTTTTGAAAATCCAATTTCCCTACCTGCATTAAGAATGGCTGTCCGTAAACACATCGGTGATACTGGACTATTAGACCACTTATTGAAGCACATTGATGGTAGATTGGCACCTGGAGGCACTGAGCGATTCCGACGACGTTTCAACACCAAGGGAATCATGGAGTATTGGTCCGAGAGTGCTAATTTGGATGAAATCCACCAGGAGACTGGGATGCAAAACCCTTACCAGATACAACCATCTAAATTAAGGGCAGGAAGTGTTCCTATGCGGAAGGTTGGTTCTATTGATGAACTGAAAATGCTCAAAATAGAGATGGCCCAGATGAAGAG GGACATGCAGGAGCTCATTGCAAGAAAGAAAGTAAAGAGGGAAAGGTGTTTGGTGGAG GAGACACAGAAAAGTTTTGCGAATTGGAAAGCCATGACTGAGGAGCGTGTAACTGAGATTTTGACTTTTTTGAAGGGTGTGCAG GGCATGAATGAAGACCTTCTGATTTGTAAAACTAAAGTTGAGCAACAGCTTATGGAAATAGCCAATAAATTGAGTGATGTGCGAACATTGAGAGAACTCACCACTTCAAATTATCTTTCGACAAGCTGGGAGGATTGGCTAGAAAGCACCAACCTAGACAATATTCATGGAAACGAATTTTCTCCATGGTTTGGGAATCCTGAGCTGCTTGATGTTCCACAAGAGATTGTACTTCAAGAGCCGAACTCAGTCCTACCAATTCAGCTGCAAAGCGTAGAACAGACTATCATGAAGAG tGATTCCCTTATTTCCCCCACTTTTGATTACAGCAATTTGCAAGATTTGGTGCCAAAGAAGATTGGTGAAGATCAACCTAatgtgatccttgattcttcTAGTGCTGTTAATTCTAAGTCAGACCTTGACAAATCGATGATATTGTGTCAG GAAATGTTCTTGGAATTATTTACATCCAGGGATAAAATGGAGCAGCAGTTATTGGAGATATCAAATACTGTATATGGCATGCTGACATCGGAATAG
- the LOC106768225 gene encoding protein DYAD isoform X3, which yields MGHLGVSHQVKFIGQHKESGSKLSSSIPTVEESNDKENITKGEPIFMPKFKKRKRLSLNRLREIKADMCASTRESSSGMPETKSENRDRWSTKRYMLAEQSMWEVLKGEGATFENPISLPALRMAVRKHIGDTGLLDHLLKHIDGRLAPGGTERFRRRFNTKGIMEYWSESANLDEIHQETGMQNPYQIQPSKLRAGSVPMRKVGSIDELKMLKIEMAQMKRDMQELIARKKVKRERCLVEETQKSFANWKAMTEERVTEILTFLKGVQGMNEDLLICKTKVEQQLMEIANKLSDVRTLRELTTSNYLSTSWEDWLESTNLDNIHGNEFSPWFGNPELLDVPQEIVLQEPNSVLPIQLQSVEQTIMKSNLQDLVPKKIGEDQPNVILDSSSAVNSKSDLDKSMILCQQEMFLELFTSRDKMEQQLLEISNTVYGMLTSE from the exons ATGGGTCATTTGGGTGTTTCTCACCAAGTCAAGTTCATTGGTCAGCATAAGGAAAGTGGAAGTAAACTTTCTTCCAGTATTCCTACGGTGGAGGAATcgaatgataaagaaaatatcacCAAAGGTGAACCTATCTTCAtgccaaaatttaaaaaaagaaaacgccTTAGCCTAAATCGTCTTAGAGAGATTAAAGCGGATATGTGTGCCAGTACAAGGGAAAGTAGCAGCGGCATGCCTGAAACAAAGAGTGAAAACAGAGATAGGTGGTCAACAAAGAG GTATATGTTGGCTGAGCAAAGCATGTGGGAGGTCTTAAAAGGTGAAGGTGCAACTTTTGAAAATCCAATTTCCCTACCTGCATTAAGAATGGCTGTCCGTAAACACATCGGTGATACTGGACTATTAGACCACTTATTGAAGCACATTGATGGTAGATTGGCACCTGGAGGCACTGAGCGATTCCGACGACGTTTCAACACCAAGGGAATCATGGAGTATTGGTCCGAGAGTGCTAATTTGGATGAAATCCACCAGGAGACTGGGATGCAAAACCCTTACCAGATACAACCATCTAAATTAAGGGCAGGAAGTGTTCCTATGCGGAAGGTTGGTTCTATTGATGAACTGAAAATGCTCAAAATAGAGATGGCCCAGATGAAGAG GGACATGCAGGAGCTCATTGCAAGAAAGAAAGTAAAGAGGGAAAGGTGTTTGGTGGAG GAGACACAGAAAAGTTTTGCGAATTGGAAAGCCATGACTGAGGAGCGTGTAACTGAGATTTTGACTTTTTTGAAGGGTGTGCAG GGCATGAATGAAGACCTTCTGATTTGTAAAACTAAAGTTGAGCAACAGCTTATGGAAATAGCCAATAAATTGAGTGATGTGCGAACATTGAGAGAACTCACCACTTCAAATTATCTTTCGACAAGCTGGGAGGATTGGCTAGAAAGCACCAACCTAGACAATATTCATGGAAACGAATTTTCTCCATGGTTTGGGAATCCTGAGCTGCTTGATGTTCCACAAGAGATTGTACTTCAAGAGCCGAACTCAGTCCTACCAATTCAGCTGCAAAGCGTAGAACAGACTATCATGAAGAG CAATTTGCAAGATTTGGTGCCAAAGAAGATTGGTGAAGATCAACCTAatgtgatccttgattcttcTAGTGCTGTTAATTCTAAGTCAGACCTTGACAAATCGATGATATTGTGTCAG cAGGAAATGTTCTTGGAATTATTTACATCCAGGGATAAAATGGAGCAGCAGTTATTGGAGATATCAAATACTGTATATGGCATGCTGACATCGGAATAG